The following is a genomic window from Phaseolus vulgaris cultivar G19833 chromosome 6, P. vulgaris v2.0, whole genome shotgun sequence.
TTCATTAGGGCCTCCTTCTTTACCAAATACCTCTCTTACCTCACTCTGTACCTTCTTCATTACTCTTGGATTTTTTATCATCTCTGCCATTGCCCATGTTATGGTAATAGATGATGTCTCGCTTCCCCCTCCATAAATATCCTAATTCAAGATCATGACATCATGATGTTCATCTGAATTTTATAGGAAACAGTGGAAGGAATACCAAAATTCTTTGCAGTGGAAGAATAAGCAAGAAAGTTAAATGAAATTAACCCAAATAATACCATCATTCACCAAAAAAGTATAATGAATTAGTCCAGTACAACACAGCATAAGACCTATTGTAAATCAGAGTGGTGTGAACTTAAACTTCTTTGTACAAAACTTTGTACTTTGGATATGCAAAACTAATTTCAGCTAACAAGGAGAAGCCTCtatccttttttttatcattttcttttcttttaatctGTTACAGCTTTAGTTATATAGAAATTCTATACTTTTGGAGAGTTGTGGTGTTGAGGAGCTGGCCAATTCAGAAGCTGCAGGGTGAAGTTCTTTAGCAGATTCTAGTGGCAGGGTTTGTTGGTGCTGTTTTGTATGCTTTTATGCAGCAAACAACTGTACTTTTGTGTTCCTGGTTTGTTTTTGTGATCCAAAAACCCTATTATGTGATTTTTGggttatgtataagggttggataCCGTGAAGTAtcctcttaatttaatttaagttctttgctgataaaaaaaaattcttttcttGTAAGTACTTATTATAGACAAATTTATCTAAATACAACCTTAACCTATTCTTATTTGGAATTGTTAGTGTCAAGTAGCAACTTAGTTTTGCTTCTTGTTTGTGTGTCACCGTTTAAAAGTTGACTAGCACATTTCAGAAGTTATCAGCACACAGCAGCAGTTTAATAAAAGTAAGTACATAGGGAAGATGTGAATTGTTCATCACTCTCTACTATGCAAATAACATTGATGGGAGATGTAAATACTCTTACCAAAATCACAGCCTTGATACTATTGTCACTTAAGCCAAACTCCTCCTTCATGAGCACATCTACAAGATCATCCTCCACTTGTTCACCTTGGGCTTGTGCGGCCCTTGACTTAGCCTCTCTATGATCATCAATGATCCTTTGCATTATCCGGTCAGTTTGTTGATGACTCTGCTCTAGCTTACCCTTCAACCCTGAGATGTGCTGAAGCCATCCTGCAGAAGGGTACAAATCTCCCAAGTCAAAACCTCCAGCAACCTCCGTGGCTTCCCTTACAGCTGATATGAATTTTTTATGGTCCCTATACTTGCTTCCAAGGGCTGTCCTTGAAACAATTGTAGATATTGTTGAGAGGATTTCTTTGGTGAGATTGATGGGTGACCCTTCTTTTGAAGCAATGTTTTTGATGAATTTAGTGAGCTCTTCCTCTCTGATTGGCTGGAAAGATTGGACTCGTTTCAAGCTTAATAGCTCCAACGCACAAATCTTCCTTAGCTGTCTCCAGTAATCACCATAAGGAGAAAAAGAAATGCCCACAGAATCGTAAGACAATATCTTTGAAGCTAGTATTGGAGGCCTTGATGCAAAGATAAGATCATGGGTTTTCAACACTTCTTTAGCATACTCTGCAGACGAAACCACAATGGTAGAAACCTCTCCAAGCTTCAGATGCATCAAGGGTCCATATTTTGCTGATAAATCTCTCAGTCTACGATGGGGAAGTGAGCCTACAAGGTTGTGTATGTTCCCTATGATAGGTAGCTTCCATGGCCCTGGTGGTAAATTTGAAGTTGAGGCACATTTCTTTGTTATTATTTTGTGTGcaataaacataaaaatgacAATGGATAAAACGTAGAGGGTTTGAAGATCCATGTGGAAATAAAAGTTAGATCAAGGTTTTCTGTTTTACCaatgaaattttgtttgcagCTCATATATAGATTGTGGAACCTTCATCGTCCgttattgaatatttttaatctcCTGGTTGCAATATACTCTGCATTTTGGTGATGTATTTGATTAATGCAACACCATTCAAAATGGACAAGAATGTTACCACAGCCAAAAACTAGAAACAAAGAGACATATTTCTATATACAAAATAGTGGTTGCAGTAGTACATCAACTGACAAACATTTAGTTTAAAAAACTCCTTAGCAAAATCATATGGCTTAAAAAATTGCAGAACTTGAtaattgttatattttaaagCAATCATTCTCATATTTATGAAACTTGGGTTccacaataattaagaaaaCTACACTTAAATCCATTGACTAATTCGACGTGTGTTTCTCTTTTAAAGTGTTTCTCTGAATAATGGTAGATGTAGATAGGAAGggaataaaaattttattctaCATACTGATGGGAGTGATTTATCACAGAAATGATAGCAGCCTATTtctgaaaaaacaaaatatcagGAAATGATTTGATCCTGTTTTATTCTCCAGTTAATTCTAGgaattttatttcttaacatAATCTGAATTTGATATCAGAATTTCAACCTTCCTAATTTACTGACAGTAGATCTTAAGGACAACTCACATcacttttattttcttactAGGATAATGTCATTATCTTGAGAATACCTCTACTACATCCTCCTCTTCTTTCTGTCCTAGTCACAAAAGGATGACTAACCAAACAATTACTCACATAATTACTCAATCCGGCTTTAATTTCAGAATGTTTTGTAAGTCAAAACACATGAataaacgtaaattgaacacatacaatttatgttcacaaatagatcttatcatatcatgattctcacacaatgatacaatcaagaaggaatagacacttaccttgatccatgagtgatcctaattgagcagttactttatctcctttatcccaatctatctcttgcaattctgttcttgtcacacactttcgtgatggttaacagtgagacaactattatttgcagagacagaaccctatagcctttagtacccaatctccatcagatgtaggttttccattaggtatatcatcagatatatatttctcacattaactaATGGGCCTACTTGACTCATATGActtataatactttcatgatttaataattacataaatgcgcatttaaaaggccttacataaattggttctatcattattcataatcaagaatacataaataataagagtcatggcggttacatgtcatttgaatcaacacatttccttccatgtactactatatcattctttctccttaatatgacttCATAGTGAGAAATTcataataggttcaaacataatgtcattgtcatcaataacaacataatttgttttccacaacacaataacataatttgcatgcatatacataaagtagaaaacaacataaatttcagaaactttatttatcaatgagctcagagtgtcaaataagcattaacaacattcataattcactagtagacataatgcccatatttacaacatgaccagtaaatgttttgggcggtaacccttttgttaaagggtcagcaatcataagattaatgctaatatgttctattgacactttatgtttctaaacttcttctttaacggcaaagtatttcaattccatatgtttagcacctttggaatacttgtcgTTTTTAGGAAAGAAGACTGTTgcggagttatcacaataaattttcagcggcttggcaatactgtcaacaattccaagtcctgaaataaaattccgcaaccaattagcatgaactgtggcctcaaagcatgccacaaattcagcCTCCATAGTGGACGCAACGATGACTGACTGCTTcgcacttttccatgaaatcgctcctccggctaaaagatacacataaccaaatgtaGACTTTCGTGTATCTACATAGccagcaaaatctgaatctgtatatccaatcacctcaagGTGATCAGATCTTTTAAaagtaagcatgtgatccttcgttccttgcaagtatcttaaaactttctttgctgctttccaatgatccaatcctggattactctggtatctaccaagcataccaactacaaaactaatatctggtcgtgtacaagtttgagcatacattaaactcccaacaatagatgcataaggtatattctccatctgtttctgttccaagtcattctttggacattgcatgagactaaatttgtctcctttctgtatTGGAACAGGAGATGTCGAATATTTATCCATTttgaatctctctaaaactttattaatatatgctttctgaGATAAACCTAACCGTCCTTGTGATCTGTCATGGAATATTTCAATTCAtatcacatagtatgcctcgcccatatctttcatctcaaagttattagagagaaacttcttagtctcacttaatagaccaagatcattagttgcaagcaaggtatcatcaacatacagaatcaggaatataaacttgctcccactgaccttcaggtatatacaccgatcaacgatgttttccttaaacccaaaggacacaatagtatcattgaacttaagataccattgcttagaagcctgtttaagcccgtatattgatttcttaagtttacacaccatgtgttcctttccttcttcaatgaaccccactggttggtccatataaacatccttataatcaatgccatctttttgagtaaaacctttggcaacaagtcgGGCCTTATAACGTTCGATATTGACATGAGAGTCacgtttagtcttaaagacccatttacacccgactctcttgcatccttctggcaattctataaggtcccatacatcattctgtgccattgatttaagctcatctttcatggcatctaaccacttatcagaattatcatcattgacggcgtctgaaaatgaaactggatcattatcaatacttaagtcattttctgactcttgtagataaaccacataatcattcgaaacaacagactttctttctctttgagatcttcttaatactatttcttgtggttgttctactacaggttcattgttttcttcatgatcattaatttgttgttcttcttcatcattgagtgactcaactacattaggaacaacaatacttgaagtaaaggtactagttaaaggaacttgtactctaacttccttaatctccacattttgtgaagtatcactcccactggtttcaccattttcaatgaaccgtgcatttccagattcaacaattcttgtgttatgggtaggacagtaaaacatatacccttttgactttgctggataaccaatgaaatatccactgattgttcttgcatccaatttcttcTCTTGCGGGTTGTATATTCTAACTTCTGCCTGACATCCCCAAACATGCAGGTGTCTCAAACTGGGTTTCCTTCCTGTCCTCAATTCAAAAGGTGTCTTTTGAACTGCCTTACTAGGAaccttgttcaacagatacatgacagtttttaaagcatacatccacaatgaaacaggtacagttgacttacttaacatgctcctaaccatatccattaaggttcgattacgcctttttgaaacaccattttgttgtggtgtacctggcattgtgtattgagcacaaataccacgtctttcaaggaacttagcaaacggaccaggatgttgtccactttcatcatactttccataatattcacTACCTCTGTCTGATCTGAAAATTTTCACTTTTTTGTCTAATTGtctttccacttcatttatataaacttcctAGGCATTCactgtaagaaattatgtaaattaatttctataaagtgactcacattacttagagtttgggctttgggcccaaatatgatttaataataataatagaattaaaggtccattggttaatgtgagaaatatatatctgatgatatacctaatgaaaacctacatctgatggagattgggtactaaaggctatagggttctgtctctgcaaataatagttgtctcactgttaaccatcacgaaagtgtgtgacaagaacggaattgctaagagatagattgggacaaAGGAGATAAAATAACTGCTCAATTaagatcactcatggatcaaggtaagtgcctattccttcttgattgtatgattgtgtgagaatcatgatatgataagatctatttgtgaacataattgtatgtgttcaatttacgtttattcatgtttaattttacattcaccgcttgcgatttttcatgcagtaaataaacataaccataacgtaaaaaatcatcaataaaggtgataaaatacctttctttattgaaagaacttgcatcaaaaggtccacatatatcagtgtgtataatttcaagaagctgagtacttctt
Proteins encoded in this region:
- the LOC137831323 gene encoding cytochrome P450 71D9-like isoform X1, which gives rise to MDLQTLYVLSIVIFMFIAHKIITKKCASTSNLPPGPWKLPIIGNIHNLVGSLPHRRLRDLSAKYGPLMHLKLGEVSTIVVSSAEYAKEVLKTHDLIFASRPPILASKILSYDSVGISFSPYGDYWRQLRKICALELLSLKRVQSFQPIREEELTKFIKNIASKEGSPINLTKEILSTISTIVSRTALGSKYRDHKKFISAVREATEVAGGFDLGDLYPSAGWLQHISGLKGKLEQSHQQTDRIMQRIIDDHREAKSRAAQAQGEQVEDDLVDVLMKEEFGLSDNSIKAVILDIYGGGSETSSITITWAMAEMIKNPRVMKKVQSEVREVFGKEGGPNESDMENLKYLKSVVKETLRLHPPGPLLLPRESGQACEIKGYHIPIKSKIIVNAWAIGRDPNHWTEAERFYPERFIESDFDYKGNNFEYIPFGAGRRMCPGLTFGLTNVEFPLALLMYHFDWKLPNGMRNEDLDMTEVFGVSVSRKHDLQLIPVTFHP
- the LOC137831323 gene encoding cytochrome P450 71D9-like isoform X2; amino-acid sequence: MSCKQNFIGPWKLPIIGNIHNLVGSLPHRRLRDLSAKYGPLMHLKLGEVSTIVVSSAEYAKEVLKTHDLIFASRPPILASKILSYDSVGISFSPYGDYWRQLRKICALELLSLKRVQSFQPIREEELTKFIKNIASKEGSPINLTKEILSTISTIVSRTALGSKYRDHKKFISAVREATEVAGGFDLGDLYPSAGWLQHISGLKGKLEQSHQQTDRIMQRIIDDHREAKSRAAQAQGEQVEDDLVDVLMKEEFGLSDNSIKAVILDIYGGGSETSSITITWAMAEMIKNPRVMKKVQSEVREVFGKEGGPNESDMENLKYLKSVVKETLRLHPPGPLLLPRESGQACEIKGYHIPIKSKIIVNAWAIGRDPNHWTEAERFYPERFIESDFDYKGNNFEYIPFGAGRRMCPGLTFGLTNVEFPLALLMYHFDWKLPNGMRNEDLDMTEVFGVSVSRKHDLQLIPVTFHP